A portion of the Treponema rectale genome contains these proteins:
- a CDS encoding LysM peptidoglycan-binding domain-containing M23 family metallopeptidase, with protein sequence MQKKQLKLRLLTITAVTFLAGLQTAAQQYISIPELSSRNLIFKQYQEQIEDNNTAFFNDRESELSFYTYTCKKKDTLFTVSSRCMLRQETLATVNGILDAKQNIEGMTLILPTINGIFINQNPSNTLEILLRGEYSSKLTDRTPVCTVGRKKYWFLEGEKFSPSTRAFFLISGMRLPLSSATVTSSYGMRISPISGKWKKHEGIDLAAPAGSDVYSCKNGTVTKTISEDPVYGSYIVISHDYSFESLYAHLGKITVTEGQSVSGGEKIGEVGLSGLTTGPHLHFEVHNGGKSRDPSDYLHELKK encoded by the coding sequence ATGCAGAAAAAACAGTTAAAACTCCGGCTGCTGACCATCACGGCAGTAACTTTCCTTGCAGGATTACAGACAGCAGCCCAGCAGTACATTTCTATACCTGAACTTTCCTCCAGAAACCTGATTTTCAAACAGTATCAGGAACAGATAGAAGACAACAATACGGCTTTTTTTAACGACAGGGAATCAGAGCTTTCATTTTACACGTATACATGTAAGAAAAAGGATACGCTCTTTACAGTTTCATCCAGATGCATGCTCAGACAGGAAACGCTTGCCACCGTAAACGGAATTCTGGATGCAAAGCAAAATATAGAAGGAATGACTCTTATACTTCCAACAATAAACGGCATCTTCATAAATCAGAATCCTTCCAATACACTGGAAATACTGCTGAGGGGAGAATACAGCAGCAAACTCACTGACAGAACACCGGTATGCACCGTCGGCAGAAAAAAATACTGGTTTTTAGAAGGAGAGAAGTTTTCTCCCTCTACACGTGCTTTTTTTCTTATATCAGGAATGAGGCTTCCGCTAAGTTCGGCTACGGTTACCTCTTCCTATGGAATGCGCATCAGTCCTATCAGCGGAAAATGGAAAAAACATGAGGGAATTGATCTTGCAGCCCCTGCAGGCTCTGACGTATACAGCTGTAAAAACGGAACTGTTACAAAAACCATATCGGAAGACCCGGTATACGGCTCATATATAGTAATAAGCCATGACTATTCATTCGAAAGCCTTTATGCCCATCTGGGAAAAATCACCGTAACGGAAGGACAGTCTGTATCTGGCGGAGAAAAAATAGGCGAAGTAGGTCTTTCCGGACTGACAACAGGACCTCACCTTCATTTTGAAGTTCATAACGGAGGCAAAAGCAGAGATCCGTCAGATTATCTTCATGAACTGAAAAAATAA
- a CDS encoding 4Fe-4S binding protein: MAYKIGSECINCGACESECPSEAISEAGDKRTIDAEKCVSCGSCASVCPVGAITE, from the coding sequence ATGGCTTACAAAATTGGAAGTGAATGTATTAACTGTGGTGCATGCGAAAGCGAATGCCCTTCAGAAGCAATCAGCGAAGCTGGAGATAAAAGAACCATCGATGCAGAAAAATGTGTTTCCTGCGGTTCATGCGCTTCAGTTTGTCCTGTAGGTGCAATTACTGAGTAA